In Aspergillus nidulans FGSC A4 chromosome II, the genomic stretch GTGCATATGATCGCAATATCAGCCATGGGCGTATCGGGCTTGAAAATTTTCTGCCCGACATATTtcgggaagacgaagactgCTTTCTTTGTCCAGCGCCTGATCTTGCCAGAAACGGTGGAGGTATCCTGGCGTTTTTGGACTCGTCCATGGCTGTTGAGTAGGGGGCTTTCCTCGTCTGCTGTGTCAGCATAAGGGTCGGAATAACGCGCATCCTCGGCACGACCATTATCAGCTTCGTCCCTCTCGTCTTGCTCGCTGGTAAGCATTGTTGGCCCGACTATATAGCCGATGGTCTTGCTGATGACGCCGCAAAGCAAAAAATAGCTCTGCGCTCTAGCAACAGCATCAGAGATCGACTCGCCGTCCTTCACGATCACCTTCAGGCTCCCAACACCCTCAAGCGACTGCAACAGGAGCAATGGCAATGACGTCGTGTTGTTGAACGCTGAGGCTGGTGTCACCCAGTCAGGAAGTCTGAGGAGCTTCGACGCCAGCCGCGCGAGAAGAATCGAAATGGTTGTGTAGGTGATTGACCAGACTAATGATGGTCAATTGGATATTCAAGAATGGATACGGGGGTGATACCAAGGACAGGGACATAGTTCAGCGCAttgtccagcttcaactGCTCGCCTAGATGCACAAGAATTAGGGCTGGCAAGAGGACTTTGACGCCTAGACTGGAGACATCGTTGATGGAGGAGCGCTGGATGAGCCCGAATTTGCGAGCTGCGACGCCGTAGGCTAGGGTTAAGAGGACAGACACGCAGGCCTGTAGGGCGCCCAGGAAGGAGGTCAGTAGGCTTCCCTGAGCCATTTCAAATTACTTTTCTTATCGCAGTATATGCGGTTAGACGACGCAAGGTAACGGAGCACGCGAGCTCGATTTAAACAAACGCCTGTTACTGGGTGGCATCTTGTTGTATGTCGTCATGATGGCGAGGGTCTTGGTATATGGTCTAGATCCACCCGACTTCAACTGCACATTTGCATAGTGACTTCAGCCAAGTGCCTGTTCCTGAACTAGCCTATACAGTGGGCAACATAACCACTTTCCCCCAAGCACAGCTCGTTCTTCTAGGCGTCCCGCCCAGACGCTAGCTCGAAGTCTGTGTGCGCATAAAGTGGCCTCCTGGTGAACCTTGTGTACATCTCTAATTGACAGGTGTGGAGTTGCCTAAACACACTACAGTAAACTGGGCACCGGCCTCCGTGTCTCATCTTCGTCTGTCTGCCGCTCTGCACTGAAAAGGGTACCTTCATGGAGGAGAACATAATAACTCTCGAGAATGTTGATTCTCACTAAGTGGGCGCAGTGCCTGGCGACAGTATATGCGCCAGGCTGTGCGCACGTGACTGACCTCGCCTAACCTTtttgatacgaatatatcatgttgagcctcgtgtcacgtgccacgtgatctgtatggcatgatctctggcccctggcctgatccctcgaggagttgtacattgaagaagtgacaactatcgtcatcaagatagagaatcaatcgtcatatggcatcctatccttagtaggctacgttcgtgtagttgatgcagcttccttctaccctttcccctttgagcattcataacacTTTTATTGTCGAGCGCGTTTACAGAGTTTCTTACAGAGCATCTTGGTCCCATCCTTTACAAATGATTCTATCTTTGTACCAAGTCGAGGGATCAGGCAATGATTAATGCTTTATCTCACGGTCTGACAACAAGGTCTTTCATGATGATAGCATGGCTGCTACTTCATTTTACCGGAAACATGATGAGAGTGAGGATGAATGTGGCGCATGCTGTTAGTGCTTGGACACGATC encodes the following:
- a CDS encoding Auxin Efflux Carrier superfamily (transcript_id=CADANIAT00004038), with protein sequence MAQGSLLTSFLGALQACVSVLLTLAYGVAARKFGLIQRSSINDVSSLGVKVLLPALILVHLGEQLKLDNALNYVPVLVWSITYTTISILLARLASKLLRLPDWVTPASAFNNTTSLPLLLLQSLEGVGSLKVIVKDGESISDAVARAQSYFLLCGVISKTIGYIVGPTMLTSEQDERDEADNGRAEDARYSDPYADTADEESPLLNSHGRVQKRQDTSTVSGKIRRWTKKAVFVFPKYVGQKIFKPDTPMADIAIICTLIGSVLGLVPQLHKAFFNSYEDGGVFNAWLTSSIKNIGKLFTTLQIFIVGCELGVSFEKMKKDANGDGDGDGSGGQSSNPGWKEILTIFLIRLVIWPALSISIIYGLAKKTTLLRSDPILWFSMMLMPAGPPALVIQGLAELAKASETQKMTIAKTLTIMYMLSPCISFTITGALKACQGVVEGKSA